DNA from Streptomyces rishiriensis:
GCCGTTCATGCGACGGGTGAAGCAGCTGACGTACCAGCACGCCGGGCGGTAGGCGGTAGGCGGTAGGCGGTGGGCGGTGCCCGGCCGGCGGTCGGCAAGTCGACGGTAGGCGGTAGGCGGTAGGCAGGATCTCGGATACGGGATACGGGATACGCGACGGATGCGGGATGCGGCGCGGGCCCTTCAGCCGGGGGCGCGCCCCGGCGGGTCGAGACGTCGGCCGGGTCCCGCCGACCGTCGGTGGAGTCGGTCGCCGCCCGCCAGGATCGCCGCGGCCAGCGCGTCCGCCGCGCCCTGGGCGGAAGGACGTCCGCGTCCGTGTACGAGCACGAAGTCGACCTGCCCCAGTTCCGGCAGCCCGGCCCGTTCCGGGATCCGCGCCAGGCCGGGTGGGATCAGGCCTCGCGAGTGGGCCATCACGCCGAGGCCGGCCCGGGCCGCCGCGATGAGGCCGTTGAGGCTGCCGCTGGTGCAGACGATCCGCCAGGCCCGCCCCTGCCGCTCCAGCGCCTCCAGGGCCAGGGCGCGGGTGATGCCCGGAGGCGGGAACACGATGAGCGGGACCGGGCGGTCGGCGTCCAGACGCAGCCGCTCCGCGCCGATCCACACCAGCCCGTCGTGCCACACCAACTCGCCCAAGGGGTCCTCGGGGCGTCTCTTGGCCAGGACGAGGTCCAGCTTCCCGGCGGCGAGTCGTTCGTGCAGCGTGCCCGACAGTTCCACGGTCAGTTCGAGGTCGACCTCGGGATGGTCGTACCGGAAGCCCTCCAGGATCTCCGGCAGCCGGGTCAGCACGAAGTCCTCCGAGGCGCCGAAGCGCAGCCGGCCGCGCGGTCGGCTGCCGGTGAAGAAGGCCGAGGCCTGCTCGTGGACGTCCAGGATCCGGCGCGCGAACCCGAGCATCGCCTCGCCGTCCTCTGTCAGCTCCACGGAGTGCGTGTCGCGGGTGAACAGCGCGCGCCCGGTCGCGTCCTCGAGGCGTCGCACGTGCTGGCTGACCGTGGACTGACGCAGCCCGAGCCTTCGCGCGGCCTGCGTGAAGCTGAGGGTCTGCGCCACGGCGAGGAAAGTACGCAGATGGGAGGGCTCGTACACGTCCGCCACAGTAGCCCTTCCCCGCGCGGTTATCGCAGTTCGCGATGACAGTGAGAGCGGTATGCCGGATTCCCGATCACGGCGCCGAGGAGGACGATGGGGAGGGGCTCTCCGAGCCCGGAGGCACGCCCGTCGAACCGCACGTGGAGCACCGTGAAACGCCTGCACTGGCCGAGTTGGATGCCGGTCGACCCCTACATCCTGCTGTTGCTCGGCACCGTCGGGTTCGCGGCGCTGCTCCCGGCGCGCGGCGCCGCCGCCGACGTGGCCTCGGGTGCTTCCACGGCCGCGATCGCCTTCCTCTTCTTCCTGTACGGCGCCCGGCTCTCCACTCGTGAGGCGCTGGACGGGCTGAAGCACTGGCGCCTCCATGCAACCGTCCTGGCCTGCACGTTCCTGGTCTTCCCGCTGCTGGGGCTGGCCGCACGCGGCCTTGTCCCGGTGTTTCTCACCCAACCGCTCTACCAGGGGCTCCTCTTCCTCACCCTCGTGCCGTCGACCGTCCAGTCGTCGATCGCCTTCACCTCCATCGCCCGGGGCAACGTGCCGGCCGCGATCTGCGCCGGTTCCTTCTCGTCTCTCGTCGGCATCGTCGTCACCCCGCTGCTCGCGGCGGCCCTGCTCGGCAGCAGCGGCGGCGGTTTCTCGCCGGACGCACTGGTCGAGATCGTGGTGCAACTGCTCGTACCGTTCGTCGCGGGACAGCTGTTGCGCCGTTGGATCGGCGGGTTCGTCACCCGGCACAAGAAGGTGCTCGGGCTCGTCGACCGAGGCTCGATCCTCCTGGTCGTCTACACGGCGTTCAGCGAGGGCATGGTCCAGGGCATCTGGCACCAGGTCAGCGCCGTACGGCTGGGTGGACTGCTCGTCGTCGAAGCCGTTCTGCTCGCGGTGATGCTCGCCCTGACCTGGTACGGCGCCAAGGCGCTGCGGTTCCATCGCGAGGATCGCATCGCCATCCAGTTCGCCGGCTCCAAGAAGTCCCTCGCCTCCGGGCTGCCGATGGCGAGCGTCCTCTTCGGCGCGCACGCCTCGCTGGCGGTGCTGCCGCTGATGCTCTTCCATCAGATGCAGTTGATGGTGTGCGCGGTCATCGCCAAGCGCCGGGCGCGGGACCCGCTGGAGCCGTCACGGGAATCCGCGGACGAGAGGGCGTCGGCTACGGCGTGAGACGGTCGCCGGTCGGCCGTCCGGCGTAGACAGTCGGCGTCGCCGGTAGACAGTCGACGGTCCGCCGTAAACAGTCGGTCGTAGCCCGTAGCCCGTAGCCCGTAGCCCGTAGCCAGTCGGGCGGCGACACCGAGCGGTCGCTGGGCGACAGTATGCGATGTGCGACCACTTCATGGGCAGGTTGATCCGGATTTCCGGTACGGAGGGCTGACGGCGGATAACGTTCTGTCATGACCGCAGCTCTTCCACTCGTCCCCGCGCGCAGCGCCCTCGTCCTCGTCGACCTGATGGACCGCATCGTCTCCCTGCCCCTGGAACCCCGCAAGGGAACCGACGTACTGTCCGCCGCCGAGGAGTTGGCGGCGGTGTTCCGCTCGGTCGGCGCGCTCGTCGTCCTCGTCCGCGTCGAACGTCCCGGCGTCGCCGAGCAGCCGCCCGGCAGCGGGCTGGTCCAAGGGCTGCGCCATGACGGCGACTTGGAGATCGTCAAGCGGACGATCGGCGCCTTCCACGGTACCGCCCTGGACGACCGGCTGCGCGAATACGGCGTGACCACCCTCGTGTTCGGCGGCATCGCCACCAACCTCGGTGTGGAGTCCACCGCCCGTGCCGGCGGCGACCTGGGTTACGACCTGGTCTTCGTCGAGGACGCGATGTCCGCTCTCACCAGGGCCGAACACGAGGCGTCGGTCAGGCTGGACTTCCCCCGACTGGGCACCGTGGTGCGCGCGGCCGACGTCCGGTTCACGAGCGGCTGAGGCGGGGCCCCTGCGGCGCAGGGGGCGCTCCCCGCCGGTCGGGGCCCCGCCGCCGTGCCGCGGGGAACCGGGTCAGCCCTGGGCGGCCGCGGTCCGCAGGGTGATGCGGTCCTCACCCGCGTACACGTTCATGGAGCTGCCCCGCAGGAAGCCCACCAGCGTCAGCCCGGACTCCGCGGCCAGGTCCACGGCCAGGGAGGAGGGCGCCGACACCGCCGCGAGCACCGGGATGCCCGCCATCACGGCCTTCTGCGCCAGCTCGAAGGAGGCCCGGCCCGACACCAGCAGGATCGTCCGGGACAGGGGCAGCTCCCCGTTCTGCAGGGCGCGTCCGACCAGCTTGTCGACCGCGTTGTGCCGCCCCACGTCCTCCCGCACGTCGAGCAGCTCGCCGTCCTCGGAGAACAGGGCCGCCGCGTGGAGCCCCCCGGTCCGGTCGAAGACCCGCTGGGCCGCGCGAAGCCGGTCGGGCAGGCTCGCGAGCAGTTCCGGTTCGATCCGCAGCGGGGGAGTGTCGGCGATGGGCCAGCGGGCCGTCGTGCGGACCGCGTCCAGGCTCGCCTTGCCGCACAGGCCACAGGACGAGGTGGTGTAGACGTTCCGCTCGAGGGTGATGTCGGGCATCGTCACGCCGGGGGCCGTCCGGACGTCCACCACGTTGTAGGTGTTGGATCCTCCCTCGCCCGTCGCGCCCGCGCAGTAGACGATGTTCAGCAGATCGGATGCGGCGGCCAGTACGCCTTCGCTGACCAGGAAGCCGGCCGCCAGCGGGAAGTCGTCACCGGGTGTGCGCATGGTGATGGCCAGCGGCTTGCCGTTGAGCCGGATCTCCAGTGGCTCCTCGGCGACCAGGGTGTCCGGCCGGGCGGAGACCACCCCGTCCCTGATGCGGACCACCTTGCGTCGTTCGGTGACTCGTCCCATGTCGTGATCAGCCCCGGTTCTGTACGTGCTGGTAGCCGAAGCGGCCCTTGATGCAAAGGTTCCCGTGGGTCACGGGATTGTCGTGCGGTGAGGTCACCTTCACGATGTCATTGTCCTGCACATGGAGCGTGAGGTTGCAGCCAACTCCGCAGTAGGCGCATACGGTGGTGGTGCGCGTCTGTGCCGATTCGTCCCATTCCCCGGCCGCTCGCCGGTCGAACTCGGACTTGAACGACAACGCTCCCGTCGGGCACACCTCGATGCAGTTTCCGCAGTACACGCAGGCCGAGTCGGTCAGCGGAGCGTCGTGCTCGACGGCGATCCGGGCGTCGAAACCACGCCCCGAGACGGAGATCGCGAAGGTGTTCTGCCACTGGTCACCGCAGGCGTCCACGCACTTGTAGCAGAGGATGCACTTGTCGTAATCACGTACGTACAGCTCGTTGTCGATCTTCGGTTCCTCGTTCAGCCGGGCCGCGTCGGGGCCGAAGCGATCGGGTTTCGCGTCGTACTCCTTGATCCATTCCGCGACCATCGGTGTCGTGGACAGGTCGACCGAGGACGCGAGCAGCTCGAGAACGATCTTCCGGCTGTGCCGGGCGCGCTCGGTGCCGGTGCGGACCTCCATGCCGGCCTCCGCCCGGCGGGAGCACGCCGGCACCAGCGTCCGGGAGCCCTCGACCTCCACGACGCAGACCCGGCAGGCGTTCTTCGGGGTGAGCGTGTCGCCCTCGCACAGGGTCGGGACGTCCTTCCCGGCGGCCCGGCAGGCGTCCAGGATCGTCGACCCCTCGGGGACCCTCGCCTCCTGCCCGTCGATCGTGAACTCCACGAGCCGACGCGGCACGCCCAGCGGGATCGCGGTCATACGGCGGCTCCTGTGCGGACGGTCGCGGTCATTCGTACGCCCCCAGACGGTCGATGGCGGATTCCACGGCGTTCCAGGCGGTCTGGCCCAGACCGCAGATCGAGGCGTCGCGCATCGCGCGGCCGACCTCGCGCAGGAGGGCGATGTCGTCGGCGGCGTCGGTGCCGGTCCGCTCCACGATCCGATGCAGCGCCTCCTCCTGCCGCACGGTCCCGACCCGGCAGGGCACGCACTGCCCGCACGACTCGTCCCGGAAGAACTCGGCGATGCGCACCAGGAGTCGGGGCATCGGGACGGTGTCGTCGAAGGCCATCACGACCCCCGAACCGAGCGTCGTGCCCGCCTCCCGGGTGCCCTCGAAAGTCAGCGGGACGTCCAGTTCGTCCGGCCGTACGAAGCCGCCGGCCGCGCCGCCGAGCAGCACGGCACGCAGGTTCTCGCGGAGCCCGGCGAGGGTGAGGAGTTCGCCCAGCGTCGCACCGAAGGGCAGTTCGTACACGCCGGGGCGCTCGACCGTGCCCGACACGCAGAACAGCTTGGGGCCGGTGGACCCGGGCGTGCCGATCGCCGCGTAGGCCGGGGCGCCCATGGTGAGGATCGGCAGGACGTTGACGAGCGTCTCCACGTTGTTCTCGACCGTCGGCCTGCCGAACAGGCCCTTCTCCACGGGGAACGGCGGTTTCGAGCGGGGCTCGCCCCGGTATCCCTCGATGGAGTTGAACAGGGCCGTCTCCTCGCCGCAGATGTAGGCGCCGGCGCCCCGTCGGATCTCGATGTCGAAGGCGTAGCCCTGGCCGAGGACGTCGTCGCCGAGCAGACCGCGAGCGCGTGCGCAGTCGACGGCATGTCGCATACGGCGCAGGGCGCGCGGATACTCGCCGCGCACGTACAGGTACCCCTTGTGCGCGCCGACCGCGTACGCCGCGACCGTCATCGCCTCGACCAGCGCGTACGGGTCGCCCTCCATGAGCACCCGGTCCTTGAAGGTGCCGGGCTCGGACTCGTCGGCGTTGCACACCAGGTAGTGCGGACCGTCCGGCTGGGACGCCGTGGCCCGCCACTTGCGGCCGGTGGGGAAGGCGGCGCCGCCGCGACCGAGCAGGCCGGAGTCGGTCACCTCGCGGATCACCTCGGAGGGACCGAGAGCGAAGGCACGGCGCAGGGCCGTGTAGCCGCCGTGAGCGCGGTAGTCGTCGAGCGACGACGGATCCACCACGCCGATGCGGCGCAGCAGGATCAGCGACGCGTCACCTGCCTGAGGCACCGCCCCCGCCGCAGGCCGCTCCTCGGGCGCCGAGCCGGGAGCGCTCGCGGCGAGTACGGCCGTCTCCACGTCCGCCGGCGCCGACAACGCCGTACGCACCGGATCTCCGGCCCTGACCGCGAGCACCGCCGGGGCCCGCTCGCACAGGCCGAGGCAGGGACTGCGCTCGACGGACACCCCGCTGTCCGAGCCCAGGCGTGACGCGATCCCGGCACACAGTCCGGCGGCGCCCGCGGCGGCGCAGGCGAGGTCCGTGCACACCTGGAGCACGGTGGCCGGCCGCGGCTCGACCGAGAACATCGCGTAGAAGGTGGCGACGCCGTACGCCTCCGCAGGAGGCACGGTCAGCCGACGGCACAGATAGCCGAGTGCGCCCTCGCTGATCCAGCCGATCCGGTCGTTGATCGCGTGCAGCCCCGGCAGCAGCAGGTCGCGGCGGTTCCGGGCCTCGCGTCCGCCGCGCGCCCACCGCAGGTCCGCGTCGCAACGGTCGGCGCCCTCCCACGAGGACTCGGGTGGGCCGAACAGGGCGTCCACGGCCGCCCGTTCGTCGTCCGTCGGTTTGCTGTCGCCGAAGTGCAGGTCCACGACATCACCTCACGTAGGTCGGGGCCGGAAGCTTCTCGATCCGGATCGCCGACGCCTTGAACTCCGCCGTCCCCGCGATCGGGCAGTTCGCCTCGATCGTCAGCTGGTTGGTGTCCACCTCGTCGGGAAAGTGCATGGTCATGAAGGCGAGCCCGGGCCGCAGGGCGGTGTCGATCCACACCGGCGCGACCACGGATCCGCGCCGCGAACTCACCCGGACCTCCTCGCCGACGACGACCCCGTGGTGCTCGGCGTCCTCCGGGCACAGTTCGACGTACTCCCCGCGCCGCAGCGGCGAGGCGAAACTCCCGCTCTGCACACCGGTGTTGTAGGAGTCGAGTCGCCGCCCGGTCGTCAGCCGGATCGGGTACTCCTCGTCCGTCAGGTCGACCGGCGGGTCGTGCTGGACGATCCCGAACGGGGCGAGCCTGCCACGCCGTTCAGGCTCCGCCTCCCACAACCGGCCGTGCAGGTAAGCGGGTTCGAGTCCGTCAGTGCTCGGACACGGCCACTGGATGCCCTGATGCCTCTCCAGCCGGTCGTACGTCATTCCGTAGTGGTCCGGGGACACCGACCTGAGCTCGTTCCAGACGGCCTCGGCGTCGGCGTACTTCCACTCGTGGCCGAGCCGCGTCGCCAGGTCGCAGAGGATGTCGATGTCCTCGCGCGCCTCGCCCGGCGGCGTCACGGCCCGCCGCACCCGCTGCACCCGCCTTTCGCTGTTGGTGGTCGTGCCGTCGGTCTCCGCCCAGCCGGCCGTGGCGGGCAGCACCACGTCCGCCAACTCGGCGGTCTTCGTCAGGAAGATGTCCTGTACCACGAGGAAGTCGAGGGAGCGCATCCGACGTACGGCCTGCTCGCCGTCCGCCTCGGACTGGGCGGGGTTCTCGCCGATGCAGTAGACCGCCTTCAGCGAGCCCTCCTCCATCGCCTCGAACATCTCCGTGAGGTTCAGTCCGTAGTGCGGCTGGACGACCGTGTCCCAGGCCGACTCGAACCTCAGCCGGGCAGCGGGGTCGAGGATGTCCTGGAACCCGGGGAGCCGGTTGGGGATCGCGCCCATGTCACCGCCCCCCTGCACGTTGTTCTGCCCGCGCAGGGGCTGAAGGCCGGAGCCGTAGCGGCCCACGTGCCCGGTGAGCAACGAGAGGTTGATGAGCGCCCGTACGTTGTCCGTGCCGTTGTGGTGCTCGGTGATGCCGAGCGTCCAGCACAGCTGGGCACGTTCGGCACGGGCGTAGGCGTGCGCCAGCTCCTTGATGGCGGCAGCCGGTACGCCCGTCACCTTCTCCGCGAGGGACAGTGTCCAGGGCTCCACGAGTGCCCTGTACGCCTCGAAGTCGCCGGTCGCGCGTTTCACGAAGGCCTCGTTGGCGAGACCGGCGTGGATGATCTCGCGGCCGATCGCGTGGGCCATCGGGATGTCCGTGCCGACGTTGAGGCCGAGCCAGCCGTCCGCCCACTCGGCGGTGGACGTCCGGCGCGGGTCGACGGCGTACATCCGGGCGCCGTTCCTGATCCCCTTCAGCACGTGCTGGAAGAAGATCGGATGCGCGAAACGCGCGTTGGACCCCCACATCACGATGACGTCGGTGTGCTCGATCTCCTCGTACGACGACGTCCCGCCGCCGGAGCCGAAGGCCGCCGTCAGGCCGGCGACGCTCGGGGCGTGGCAGGTCCGGTTGCACGAGTCGACGTTGTTGGTGCCCATGACGACCCGGGCGAACTTCTGCGCCACGTAGTTCATCTCGTTGGTGGCGCGGGCGCAGGAGAACAGGCCGAACGCGCCGCGGTTGCGCCGCAGGCCCCGCGCGGTGCGCTCCAGGGCCTCCTCCCAACTCGTCTCTCGGAAAGGCTCGTTGCGCGAGTCCCTGATGAGCGGTCGGGTGAGCCGGGTGTAGGTCTTCGGGGTCCGGTCGCGTTTCCTCATGCGTGCTCTCCAGCGATCATGCGGCGCTCCTCAGTGCGAGCAGGTCCGAGATGGCGTACACGGTGCGCAGGGTGGGCACGTCCACGCCGGTGATCTCCGCCAACTCGACGACGGCCGCCAGGAGGACGTCGAGTTCGAGCGGCTTGCCGCGCTCCAGGTCCTGGAGCGTGGAGGTGCGGTGGTCGCCGACCTTCTCCGCGCCCGCGAGCCGA
Protein-coding regions in this window:
- the fdhD gene encoding formate dehydrogenase accessory sulfurtransferase FdhD, which encodes MGRVTERRKVVRIRDGVVSARPDTLVAEEPLEIRLNGKPLAITMRTPGDDFPLAAGFLVSEGVLAAASDLLNIVYCAGATGEGGSNTYNVVDVRTAPGVTMPDITLERNVYTTSSCGLCGKASLDAVRTTARWPIADTPPLRIEPELLASLPDRLRAAQRVFDRTGGLHAAALFSEDGELLDVREDVGRHNAVDKLVGRALQNGELPLSRTILLVSGRASFELAQKAVMAGIPVLAAVSAPSSLAVDLAAESGLTLVGFLRGSSMNVYAGEDRITLRTAAAQG
- a CDS encoding LysR substrate-binding domain-containing protein; protein product: MYEPSHLRTFLAVAQTLSFTQAARRLGLRQSTVSQHVRRLEDATGRALFTRDTHSVELTEDGEAMLGFARRILDVHEQASAFFTGSRPRGRLRFGASEDFVLTRLPEILEGFRYDHPEVDLELTVELSGTLHERLAAGKLDLVLAKRRPEDPLGELVWHDGLVWIGAERLRLDADRPVPLIVFPPPGITRALALEALERQGRAWRIVCTSGSLNGLIAAARAGLGVMAHSRGLIPPGLARIPERAGLPELGQVDFVLVHGRGRPSAQGAADALAAAILAGGDRLHRRSAGPGRRLDPPGRAPG
- a CDS encoding NAD(P)H-dependent oxidoreductase subunit E; the encoded protein is MDLHFGDSKPTDDERAAVDALFGPPESSWEGADRCDADLRWARGGREARNRRDLLLPGLHAINDRIGWISEGALGYLCRRLTVPPAEAYGVATFYAMFSVEPRPATVLQVCTDLACAAAGAAGLCAGIASRLGSDSGVSVERSPCLGLCERAPAVLAVRAGDPVRTALSAPADVETAVLAASAPGSAPEERPAAGAVPQAGDASLILLRRIGVVDPSSLDDYRAHGGYTALRRAFALGPSEVIREVTDSGLLGRGGAAFPTGRKWRATASQPDGPHYLVCNADESEPGTFKDRVLMEGDPYALVEAMTVAAYAVGAHKGYLYVRGEYPRALRRMRHAVDCARARGLLGDDVLGQGYAFDIEIRRGAGAYICGEETALFNSIEGYRGEPRSKPPFPVEKGLFGRPTVENNVETLVNVLPILTMGAPAYAAIGTPGSTGPKLFCVSGTVERPGVYELPFGATLGELLTLAGLRENLRAVLLGGAAGGFVRPDELDVPLTFEGTREAGTTLGSGVVMAFDDTVPMPRLLVRIAEFFRDESCGQCVPCRVGTVRQEEALHRIVERTGTDAADDIALLREVGRAMRDASICGLGQTAWNAVESAIDRLGAYE
- a CDS encoding bile acid:sodium symporter family protein gives rise to the protein MPVDPYILLLLGTVGFAALLPARGAAADVASGASTAAIAFLFFLYGARLSTREALDGLKHWRLHATVLACTFLVFPLLGLAARGLVPVFLTQPLYQGLLFLTLVPSTVQSSIAFTSIARGNVPAAICAGSFSSLVGIVVTPLLAAALLGSSGGGFSPDALVEIVVQLLVPFVAGQLLRRWIGGFVTRHKKVLGLVDRGSILLVVYTAFSEGMVQGIWHQVSAVRLGGLLVVEAVLLAVMLALTWYGAKALRFHREDRIAIQFAGSKKSLASGLPMASVLFGAHASLAVLPLMLFHQMQLMVCAVIAKRRARDPLEPSRESADERASATA
- a CDS encoding isochorismatase family protein, whose amino-acid sequence is MTAALPLVPARSALVLVDLMDRIVSLPLEPRKGTDVLSAAEELAAVFRSVGALVVLVRVERPGVAEQPPGSGLVQGLRHDGDLEIVKRTIGAFHGTALDDRLREYGVTTLVFGGIATNLGVESTARAGGDLGYDLVFVEDAMSALTRAEHEASVRLDFPRLGTVVRAADVRFTSG
- a CDS encoding molybdopterin oxidoreductase family protein — protein: MRKRDRTPKTYTRLTRPLIRDSRNEPFRETSWEEALERTARGLRRNRGAFGLFSCARATNEMNYVAQKFARVVMGTNNVDSCNRTCHAPSVAGLTAAFGSGGGTSSYEEIEHTDVIVMWGSNARFAHPIFFQHVLKGIRNGARMYAVDPRRTSTAEWADGWLGLNVGTDIPMAHAIGREIIHAGLANEAFVKRATGDFEAYRALVEPWTLSLAEKVTGVPAAAIKELAHAYARAERAQLCWTLGITEHHNGTDNVRALINLSLLTGHVGRYGSGLQPLRGQNNVQGGGDMGAIPNRLPGFQDILDPAARLRFESAWDTVVQPHYGLNLTEMFEAMEEGSLKAVYCIGENPAQSEADGEQAVRRMRSLDFLVVQDIFLTKTAELADVVLPATAGWAETDGTTTNSERRVQRVRRAVTPPGEAREDIDILCDLATRLGHEWKYADAEAVWNELRSVSPDHYGMTYDRLERHQGIQWPCPSTDGLEPAYLHGRLWEAEPERRGRLAPFGIVQHDPPVDLTDEEYPIRLTTGRRLDSYNTGVQSGSFASPLRRGEYVELCPEDAEHHGVVVGEEVRVSSRRGSVVAPVWIDTALRPGLAFMTMHFPDEVDTNQLTIEANCPIAGTAEFKASAIRIEKLPAPTYVR
- a CDS encoding 2Fe-2S iron-sulfur cluster-binding protein, producing the protein MTAIPLGVPRRLVEFTIDGQEARVPEGSTILDACRAAGKDVPTLCEGDTLTPKNACRVCVVEVEGSRTLVPACSRRAEAGMEVRTGTERARHSRKIVLELLASSVDLSTTPMVAEWIKEYDAKPDRFGPDAARLNEEPKIDNELYVRDYDKCILCYKCVDACGDQWQNTFAISVSGRGFDARIAVEHDAPLTDSACVYCGNCIEVCPTGALSFKSEFDRRAAGEWDESAQTRTTTVCAYCGVGCNLTLHVQDNDIVKVTSPHDNPVTHGNLCIKGRFGYQHVQNRG